In one Musa acuminata AAA Group cultivar baxijiao chromosome BXJ2-5, Cavendish_Baxijiao_AAA, whole genome shotgun sequence genomic region, the following are encoded:
- the LOC103984914 gene encoding bZIP transcription factor 1-B isoform X3 produces the protein MGGSETDCKGAKTSATQPPAASSSPGAAVYPDWSGFQAYSPVLPHGFFHSPVVSSPQSHPYMWGAQHLMPHYGTPPPPYVMYPHGIYAHPSMPPGSHPFSPYAMTPPNGNAEACGSVPASTGGDAKSSEGKERNPIQRSKGSLGSLNMITGKNNNELDKGAANGVFSRSGDSESEGSSEGSDTNSHNDSEPKTGDGQGPLDETSLNGTSGVITAPSHQMVPIMPMLAAGVPAAVAGPTTNLNIGMDYWVAPTPSVIPPVRGKVPATTNAGATIPGTLVGSSEKVPSEIWLQDERELKRQRRKQSNRESARRSRLRKQAEYEELAQRVEVLKEENTALRAEVDRIKKEYDELLSQNTALQKKIEENTKEDAIVEMNRQQAEDKNLDSDPQAGQLDGKHSGH, from the exons ATGGGAGGCAGTGAAACAGATTGCAAGGGGGCGAAGACTTCAGCCACGCAG CCACCGGCCGCAAGCTCCAGCCCTGGCGCTGCAGTCTATCCTGACTGGTCTGGATTTCAG GCATATTCACCGGTGCTTCCACATGGCTTCTTCCATTCTCCCGTGGTGTCAAGTCCTCAGTCTCATCCTTATATGTGGGGAGCTCAG CACCTTATGCCACATTATGGAACACCACCACCTCCATATGTTATGTATCCTCATGGGATATATGCACATCCATCCATGCCACCG GGTTCTCACCCGTTTAGTCCTTATGCTATGACACCTCCAAATGGCAATGCTGAAGCTTGT GGGAGTGTTCCTGCAAGCACAGGAGGAGATGCAAAATCATCTGAGGGTAAGGAAAGGAATCCAATTCAAAGATCAAAGGGAAGTCTTGGGAGTTTGAATATGATAACAGGAAAGAACAACAATGAGCTAGATAAAGGAGCAGCTAATGGAGTCTTCTCAAGAAG TGGTGATAGTGAAAGTGAAGGTTCAAGTGAAGGAAGTGATACAAACTCTCATAAT GACTCAGAACCAAAGACAGGTGATGGACAGGGCCCTTTGGATG AGACATCCCTGAATGGCACAAGTGGTGTCATCACTGCACCATCACATCAAATGGTGCCAATAATGCCTATGCTAGCAGCTGGAGTACCTGCAGCAGTTGCTGGTCCGACTACTAACTTGAATATAGGAATGGACTACTGGGTTGCACCAACGCCATCTGTTATCCCTCCAGTGCGTGGGAAGGTTCCTGCAACAACAAATGCAGGAGCAACAATTCCTGGCACACTGGTTGGATCCAGCGAAAAGGTTCCGTCAGAGATTTGGCTACAG GATGAAAGAGAACTCAAAAGACAGAGAAGAAAGCAGTCAAACAGGGAATCCGCACGTCGATCTAGGTTGCGCAAGCAG GCAGAGTATGAAGAATTGGCTCAACGTGTTGAGGTTCTCAAGGAGGAGAACACTGCCCTTAGAGCAGAAGTAGACCGGATCAAGAAAGAATATGACGAACTTCTCAGTCAAAATACCGCTCTTCAG AAGAAAATCGAAGAAAATACAAAAGAAGATGCAATAGTAGAGATGAACCGCCAACAAGCCGAGGACAAGAACTTGGATTCTGATCCACAAGCAGGACAATTAGACGGCAAGCATAGTGGTCACTAA
- the LOC103984914 gene encoding bZIP transcription factor 1-B isoform X2, protein MGGSETDCKGAKTSATQEQPPAASSSPGAAVYPDWSGFQAYSPVLPHGFFHSPVVSSPQSHPYMWGAQHLMPHYGTPPPPYVMYPHGIYAHPSMPPGSHPFSPYAMTPPNGNAEACGSVPASTGGDAKSSEGKERNPIQRSKGSLGSLNMITGKNNNELDKGAANGVFSRSGDSESEGSSEGSDTNSHNDSEPKTGDGQGPLDETSLNGTSGVITAPSHQMVPIMPMLAAGVPAAVAGPTTNLNIGMDYWVAPTPSVIPPVRGKVPATTNAGATIPGTLVGSSEKVPSEIWLQDERELKRQRRKQSNRESARRSRLRKQAEYEELAQRVEVLKEENTALRAEVDRIKKEYDELLSQNTALQKIEENTKEDAIVEMNRQQAEDKNLDSDPQAGQLDGKHSGH, encoded by the exons ATGGGAGGCAGTGAAACAGATTGCAAGGGGGCGAAGACTTCAGCCACGCAG GAACAGCCACCGGCCGCAAGCTCCAGCCCTGGCGCTGCAGTCTATCCTGACTGGTCTGGATTTCAG GCATATTCACCGGTGCTTCCACATGGCTTCTTCCATTCTCCCGTGGTGTCAAGTCCTCAGTCTCATCCTTATATGTGGGGAGCTCAG CACCTTATGCCACATTATGGAACACCACCACCTCCATATGTTATGTATCCTCATGGGATATATGCACATCCATCCATGCCACCG GGTTCTCACCCGTTTAGTCCTTATGCTATGACACCTCCAAATGGCAATGCTGAAGCTTGT GGGAGTGTTCCTGCAAGCACAGGAGGAGATGCAAAATCATCTGAGGGTAAGGAAAGGAATCCAATTCAAAGATCAAAGGGAAGTCTTGGGAGTTTGAATATGATAACAGGAAAGAACAACAATGAGCTAGATAAAGGAGCAGCTAATGGAGTCTTCTCAAGAAG TGGTGATAGTGAAAGTGAAGGTTCAAGTGAAGGAAGTGATACAAACTCTCATAAT GACTCAGAACCAAAGACAGGTGATGGACAGGGCCCTTTGGATG AGACATCCCTGAATGGCACAAGTGGTGTCATCACTGCACCATCACATCAAATGGTGCCAATAATGCCTATGCTAGCAGCTGGAGTACCTGCAGCAGTTGCTGGTCCGACTACTAACTTGAATATAGGAATGGACTACTGGGTTGCACCAACGCCATCTGTTATCCCTCCAGTGCGTGGGAAGGTTCCTGCAACAACAAATGCAGGAGCAACAATTCCTGGCACACTGGTTGGATCCAGCGAAAAGGTTCCGTCAGAGATTTGGCTACAG GATGAAAGAGAACTCAAAAGACAGAGAAGAAAGCAGTCAAACAGGGAATCCGCACGTCGATCTAGGTTGCGCAAGCAG GCAGAGTATGAAGAATTGGCTCAACGTGTTGAGGTTCTCAAGGAGGAGAACACTGCCCTTAGAGCAGAAGTAGACCGGATCAAGAAAGAATATGACGAACTTCTCAGTCAAAATACCGCTCTTCAG AAAATCGAAGAAAATACAAAAGAAGATGCAATAGTAGAGATGAACCGCCAACAAGCCGAGGACAAGAACTTGGATTCTGATCCACAAGCAGGACAATTAGACGGCAAGCATAGTGGTCACTAA
- the LOC103984914 gene encoding bZIP transcription factor 1-B isoform X1 — translation MGGSETDCKGAKTSATQEQPPAASSSPGAAVYPDWSGFQAYSPVLPHGFFHSPVVSSPQSHPYMWGAQHLMPHYGTPPPPYVMYPHGIYAHPSMPPGSHPFSPYAMTPPNGNAEACGSVPASTGGDAKSSEGKERNPIQRSKGSLGSLNMITGKNNNELDKGAANGVFSRSGDSESEGSSEGSDTNSHNDSEPKTGDGQGPLDETSLNGTSGVITAPSHQMVPIMPMLAAGVPAAVAGPTTNLNIGMDYWVAPTPSVIPPVRGKVPATTNAGATIPGTLVGSSEKVPSEIWLQDERELKRQRRKQSNRESARRSRLRKQAEYEELAQRVEVLKEENTALRAEVDRIKKEYDELLSQNTALQKKIEENTKEDAIVEMNRQQAEDKNLDSDPQAGQLDGKHSGH, via the exons ATGGGAGGCAGTGAAACAGATTGCAAGGGGGCGAAGACTTCAGCCACGCAG GAACAGCCACCGGCCGCAAGCTCCAGCCCTGGCGCTGCAGTCTATCCTGACTGGTCTGGATTTCAG GCATATTCACCGGTGCTTCCACATGGCTTCTTCCATTCTCCCGTGGTGTCAAGTCCTCAGTCTCATCCTTATATGTGGGGAGCTCAG CACCTTATGCCACATTATGGAACACCACCACCTCCATATGTTATGTATCCTCATGGGATATATGCACATCCATCCATGCCACCG GGTTCTCACCCGTTTAGTCCTTATGCTATGACACCTCCAAATGGCAATGCTGAAGCTTGT GGGAGTGTTCCTGCAAGCACAGGAGGAGATGCAAAATCATCTGAGGGTAAGGAAAGGAATCCAATTCAAAGATCAAAGGGAAGTCTTGGGAGTTTGAATATGATAACAGGAAAGAACAACAATGAGCTAGATAAAGGAGCAGCTAATGGAGTCTTCTCAAGAAG TGGTGATAGTGAAAGTGAAGGTTCAAGTGAAGGAAGTGATACAAACTCTCATAAT GACTCAGAACCAAAGACAGGTGATGGACAGGGCCCTTTGGATG AGACATCCCTGAATGGCACAAGTGGTGTCATCACTGCACCATCACATCAAATGGTGCCAATAATGCCTATGCTAGCAGCTGGAGTACCTGCAGCAGTTGCTGGTCCGACTACTAACTTGAATATAGGAATGGACTACTGGGTTGCACCAACGCCATCTGTTATCCCTCCAGTGCGTGGGAAGGTTCCTGCAACAACAAATGCAGGAGCAACAATTCCTGGCACACTGGTTGGATCCAGCGAAAAGGTTCCGTCAGAGATTTGGCTACAG GATGAAAGAGAACTCAAAAGACAGAGAAGAAAGCAGTCAAACAGGGAATCCGCACGTCGATCTAGGTTGCGCAAGCAG GCAGAGTATGAAGAATTGGCTCAACGTGTTGAGGTTCTCAAGGAGGAGAACACTGCCCTTAGAGCAGAAGTAGACCGGATCAAGAAAGAATATGACGAACTTCTCAGTCAAAATACCGCTCTTCAG AAGAAAATCGAAGAAAATACAAAAGAAGATGCAATAGTAGAGATGAACCGCCAACAAGCCGAGGACAAGAACTTGGATTCTGATCCACAAGCAGGACAATTAGACGGCAAGCATAGTGGTCACTAA